In the genome of Triticum urartu cultivar G1812 chromosome 5, Tu2.1, whole genome shotgun sequence, one region contains:
- the LOC125508039 gene encoding uncharacterized protein LOC125508039, with amino-acid sequence MVRRGGLLTGGYGGASSWKAGRVMRAAVAAFFNGYHCFSPVAAMLALPFSAAVLASQAAASSSSSSSGAVLRGVSSRLRGMFHAAGFPPSPFFALLNGKLSQTVFTYAATLPVALTVLLLAKACVAGVLRADPAHDRRRRGRMSLPPCGAVARAYPALVATHLVGSFAMLSANAAAFSLLFLAFGAADLLGFTSRASTLALSAAGAIAYSVAVGVATVVCNLAVVVAAMEERCAGHAAVLRACVLIRDRVPTALALALPTNLGMAAAEALFQLRVVSQRRKAGRLAPGVAGEAFSIAYIHALCVVLEIIVSCMFYRSCRRSEADELRELEPEEKGDLQA; translated from the coding sequence ATGGTGAGGAGGGGAGGGCTGCTGACTGGTGGGTATGGCGGCGCGTCGTCGTGGAAGGCCGGGAGGGTGATGAGGGCGGCCGTGGCGGCCTTCTTCAACGGCTACCACTGCTTCAGCCCCGTGGCGGCCATGCTCGCGCTGCCCTTCTCCGCGGCCGTGCTCGCGTCCCAGGCCgccgcgtcgtcgtcgtcttccTCGTCGGGGGCGGTGCTCCGCGGCGTGTCGTCGCGGCTCCGGGGGATGTTCCACGCCGCGGGGTTCCCGCCGTCGCCCTTCTTCGCGCTGCTCAACGGCAAGCTGTCGCAGACCGTGTTCACCTACGCGGCCACGCTGCCGGTGGCGCTCACCGTCCTGCTGCTCGCCAAGGCCTGCGTCGCCGGCGTGCTCCGCGCGGACCCGGCGCACgaccggcggcggcgggggcgcaTGTCGCTCCCGCCCTGCGGCGCCGTGGCGCGCGCGTACCCGGCGCTCGTGGCCACGCACCTCGTCGGCTCCTTCGCCATGCTCTCCGCCAACGCCGCCGCCTTCTCGCTGCTCTTCCTGGCCTTCGGCGCGGCCGACCTGCTGGGCTTCACCTCCCGCGCGTCCACGCTCGCGCTCTCCGCCGCGGGCGCCATCGCCTACTCCGTGGCCGTCGGCGTCGCCACCGTCGTCTGCAACCTCGCGGTCGTGGTGGCCGCCATGGAGGAGCGCTGCGCGGGGCACGCCGCGGTGCTGCGCGCGTGCGTCCTCATCAGGGACCGCGTGCCCACCGCGCTGGCGCTGGCGCTGCCCACCAACCTGggcatggcggcggcggaggcgctgTTCCAGCTGCGGGTGGTGTCGCAGCGCCGGAAGGCCGGGAGACTGGCGCCGGGCGTCGCCGGCGAGGCCTTCTCGATCGCATACATCCACGCGCTCTGCGTGGTGCTGGAGATCATCGTCAGCTGCATGTTCTACCGGAGCTGCAGGAGGAGCGAGGCCGATGAGCTGAGAGAGCTGGAGCCCGAGGAGAAGGGCGACCTCCAGGCATAG